AACGAATTTACCGAAGACGGCAAACTGGTACGCAAGGTACGAAGCTTTGTTCGTCGTGAAGGTCGTTTGACCAAGGGCCAGGAAGCGGCCATGGAAAATAACTGGCCAGCAATGGGTATCGACTTCGCTCAGCAGATGCTGGACTGGAAAGAAGTGTTCAACAACGAAAACCCGGTAACGCTGGAAATCGGCTTTGGTATGGGTGCCTCGTTGGTTGAGATGGCCAAAAATGCGCCGGAGAAGAACTTCATCGGTATCGAAGTACACAGCCCAGGTGTCGGCGCTTGTTTGATGGGCGCAGAAGAAGCGGGCCTGACTAACCTGCGCGTCATGTGTCACGACGGTGTGGAAGTGTTCGAGCACATGATCCCGGACGGCAGCCTTGACTGTGTTCAGCTATTCTTCCCTGACCCATGGCACAAGGCTCGCCACCACAAGCGTCGTATCGTTCAGCCAGCCTTTGCAGAGATGCTGCGCAAGAAGCTGAAAATCGGTGGTATCTTCCACATGGCGACCGACTGGGAAAACTATGCCGAGCATATGGTCGAAGTGATGGATGCCGCTCCGGGCTACCGCAACACGGCGACCGAAGGTCCTTATATCCCGCGTCCAGAGGATCGTCCGCTGACCAAGTTCGAAGCTCGTGGTCACCGTTTGGGCCACGGTGTATGGGACATGAAATACGAGCGCACTGAATAAGTTTTCAGGCGTATTGAGGCAAGATATTGCCAAGCACCGATAGGTGCACCAGTTGTTCGATAAAAGCCAACCTCGGGTTGGCTTTTTTATCCTTGGAGATAAGTAATGAAACCAACAGAGCAGTTGCTAAATGATATTTTAGATGAAGTCAGACCGCTGATCGGTAAAGGAAAGGTGGCTGATTATATCCCGGCATTGGCGGAGGTTCCGGCCAACAAGCTGGGGATTGCTGTGTGTTATAACGATGGTGAAATTATCCAGGCTGGCGATAGCGAGGAAGGCTTCTCGATCCAGTCGATCTCCAAGGCACTGAGCCTGACGCTGGCGATGACCCTGTACCAGCCGGAAGAGATCTGGCAGCGAGTAGGCAAGGAGCCATCGGGCCATGCGTTCAACTCGATGATCCAGCTCGAGCTGGAGAACGGTATTCCGCGCAATCCATTTATCAATGCCGGTGCCCTGGTGGTCTCCGATCTGCTGCACAGCCGTCTGTCGGCCCCGCAGTACCGGATGCTGGAGCTGGTGCGTAAGCTCGCCCAAAACCCGCATATCTGCTATGACAAGGTCGTTGCTGCTTCCGAGATGCAGCACAGTGACCGCAATGCTTCGATTGCCTACCTGATGCGCTCGTTCGGTAACTTCGACAACGAAGTGATGCCGGTACTGACCAATTACTTCAGCTATTGCGCGCTGAAGATGAGCTGTGTTGATTTGGCTAAGACTTTCAGCTACTTGGCAAATAAAGGGCTTCCTTTGGGCGCAAAAAAAACAATTATCACCCAAACTCAGTGTAAGCAAATGAATGCACTGTTGGCGACCTGTGGCTTGTATGACGGTGCTGGAGAATTTGCCTATCGGGTTGGTATGCCGGGCAAGTCCGGGGTCGGCGGTGGGATCATTGCTATCGTTCCGGGTGAGATGACCATTGCGGTATGGTCGCCAGAGCTGGATCCTTCTGGAAACTCACTGGCTGGCACCGCCGCCCTTGAATTGCTGGCCGAGCGGATCGGCCGTTCAATCTTTTAACGGGGTAACAGGGACTTAACCTTGGTCTACCCCGATGATGGGGAAAGGCTTATGTTGTTGCGTTTTTGTGGGTTCAAAATAGCCGTTGTCGGGTTCGCCTTGTCATTTGGCGTGCAGGCCAATGAAGCGCCGGTGTGCCAGCTGGAGTGGCACAATAACCTCAGTATGCAGGATGGCGCTCTCAACCTGGAGTTGGAGGGCGAGAGTTTCCAGATCAAACCCAGTGGCCAGCTCTATTTCGGAGTCCACAAGGTGAGGCTCAGTGACGATCAGTCGGCTCTGCTGGCAGACTACCATCGTCTGATGGTCGATGATCTACCGTATACCCTGTCGCATTCGCAGCTGATCGATCAGGAGCTGTGCGATCGGGTGGCGATGCGCCAAGCCAAGGAAAGCGAGATCCAATCCTTAATTCCCGCCCTCAAGCGCTGGCAGAGCGTAACGCTCGATTGAGTTGCGCTATATACAATTCAACAGGACAAGATTTCAAAGACGCAGCGAAGACATCCTTGTCGCTCTAACCCTGGAACGCCAGCCCGGGTTGTGCATGGCGGGTAAGCTTTGAAATCTTATCCTATTAAATTGCCACAGCTTTATTTGCAAAAGTAATCCGAGATATAACTAATCTGAGGTAGCCCTATTCATTCTCTTCGTCGACAAATGCTGCCAGCAGGTCGTTGAGGAACAGTTTGCCGTGCTCGGTGATCTGCCATTGATCGCCTTTGTCTTCGAGGTAATTTTGCTCAAGCGCCCAGTTGATTGGCCCTTCAATGCTGGATAGCGGTAGGCCGGTACGCTCGACATAATCGTGTTTCGGACAAGCCTCAAGCAGGCGGAATCGGTTCATGAAGAACTCGAACGGGCGCTCGCTGGCCGGTACCTGAATTTCCTGATCAAGATACGGTTTGGCTGGGTTGAGGTAGCCGCGTGGATGCTTGACCTTGACGGTGCGGGTAATGGTACCGTCAGCAAAACTCAGCTTGCCGTGGGCACCACAACCGATGCCGAGGTAGTCTCCGAAACGCCAGTAGTTCAGGTTATGGCGGCACTGGCGGCCCGGTTTGCTGTAACCGGAGATCTCGTATTGGACGTAACCTGCTTGAGCCAGCATTTGATGGCCCTGTTCGAAGATCTCCCACAGATCGTCGTCATCCGGCAGTACGGGTGGCTTGGAGTAGAACAGGGTATTGGGCTCGATAGTGAGCTGGTACCATGACAGGTGCGGTGGCTCCAGGGCTATCGCTTGTTTTAGATCAGACAGGGCATCGTCGATGCTCTGATCCGGCAGGCCATGCATCAGGTCGATATTGAAGCTGTCGAGTCCGGCTTCTTGGGCCAGCCCCGCGGCAGTGATCGCCTCGCGGCTGCCATGGATGCGGCCGAGGCGCTGGAGTTTGTCGTCCTGGAAGCTCTGGATGCCGATCGAAATGCGGTTGACGCCAACTTCGCGGTAGGCATTAAAGCGGCCGGCCTCGACGGTGCCCGGATTGGCTTCCATGGTGATTTCAATATCGTCGCTGAACGGGATCCGCAGTTTGACGGCTTCGAGCAAGCGGCCGATCTCCGGGGCGGAGATCAGGCTCGGGGTACCACCACCGATGAAGATGGAATGCAGCGCTCGGCCCTGGCTCGCCAAATCGTATTTGGCCAAGTCGGTATCGAGATCGTCGATAAGCGCATCTATGTAGTCGAGCTCGGGGATATCGGCTTTCAGCGCATGGGAGTTGAAGTCGCAGTAAGGGCACTTCTGGACACACCATGGGATGTGGATATACAGGCTCAGTGGCGGTGGTACTAGCATGACTTATGCTTCCTTCAGGGCAGCAAACAGCTTGGCAAGGGCCTTGCCGCGGTGTGACAGTTGTTTCTTGCGGGCCGGCTCAAGCTCGGCAGAAGAGCACTGATCTTCAGGGACCCAGAAAACCGGATCGTAGCCAAACCCGTTTTCACCATGGGCCTCGGTCAGGATCTTGCCTTCCCAGCTGCCGTGGCAAACGATCGGGGTCGGATCGTTCTCGTGGCGCATCATCACCAGCACGCAATGGAAACGGGCAGTACGCTGCTCTTCCGCAACACCTTCCATCTCTTTTAGCAGCTTCTGCAGGTTTTCTTCATCAGATGCATCTTCGCCGGCAAAACGGGCGGAGTAGATCCCCGGTGCGCCTTTGAGGTAATCCACTTCAAGGCCCGAATCATCAGCAATTGCAGGTAGGCCGGTTTCCTTGGCGGCGTGACGGGCTTTGATAATGGCGTTTTCGATGAAAGTGGTACCGGTCTCGGCTACCGAAGAAACGTTGTAATCGCTCTGGGCGACCACATCGAAACCAAAATCGGCCAGTAGGCTAGCCATTTCTTTTACTTTGCCCTGGTTACCAGTGGCCAGTACTAATTTGCTCATCACAGTTCCTCGCAATAAAGAGGGCGCTATCTTATCTCACTGCCGGGAAAATAAAAGGGGAGCGCGAGGCTCCCCTGTCATTGCTGTCGCTAAATGCGGAGATATGCTTTGATCAGTCGACATAAAAAGTCTGGTCAAACTCAATATTGCCGCGGGTGCCATTGTGGGAGACATCAATGGAAAAGCTAAAGCGCTCTTCATTGGCATGTTTGATTTCAGCGATGTAATAAATGGCTGTCCCTTCTCTGACCTCACGGAAGGAAAGGTTTTTAATGGTACCGAGCAGGTTCTTGGCCTGGCCATTGAGTACCGCGGTCACCGCCGGTTTGTCCGGCTGGGCTTTGTCCAAGACAGTAACATTGATAACGGCCGAATAGCGGCTGCGCTGGATTTTGTAAGTACTGGCCACGTCCGGGGTCAGGAAGGTCGACGGAAAACTGGAATAGTGGACTTCCAAATTACCAATATTCTTGAACTGCTCGGCCTGAACCGCAAAGCTGGTGCTCAGGCTGGCGACAAGCAGGGCAAACAGGCTAAATAGACGAGTCATTTTATTATCCTTCTATACGCACTGGGTGAGGGATTATCCCTTTACCGATAGTGGTATTGCTTAGTTCCATTATAGTTGTGACCATTGAGTCATGAAAAAGACCCTGATGAAAAACAGCCCGGCGTCATAGTGGCGCCGGGCTGGTTATGGCTGTCGGTTACAGCAGAGCCTGGATCGGCTCGGGTATTGCCTTGGGAGCGGTGATACGCACTTGTTTGTGGCGTCCCAGCTCTCCTTTTTCGATATCAACCTGGCCCTTGGCGACCTTGAACTGTTTGGACAGGTACTTGGTCAAGTGGGCGTTGGCTTTGCCATCTACCGGCGGGGCGGTGATCGCGACTTTGACTTCATCGCCATGCAGGCCAACCAGTTGGTCGCGGCTGGCCTTGGACTGGATATAGAGCCGCAGGATCAAATCGTCACCGTCGAGGTAGGCAGCCTGTTGGCTCATAGTTGGTACCAGATTGGACCCACGAAATCACCGATCAGGAAGTTGGCGAACTGCAGGCCGATAAACAGTACCAATACACTCAGATCCAAGCCGCCCATTGCCGGAATAATACGGCGGATTGGGGCTGTCATCGGCTCGGTTAGCTGGTGCATCACGTATTCGACCGGGCTGCGGCCCTGGCTGACCCAGCTTAGGATCGCACGAAGCAGCAGTACCCAGAACAGCAGGCCGCCAGCAGCTTTAAGCAGCGACAGGGCACCAATCCAGAAGTATTCCGGAGTGAACATGAAGCCACCACCCAACACCAGCTGCAAGATAACAAATTTACCCATGCTCAGGACGTAGGCGAACAGCAGCGTTGCTACATCCAGTGAACCGATGGACGGGATAAGGCGGCGCAGTGGGCCAACCACCGGCTGGGTTGCCTTGACGATAAACTGTGAAAACGGATTGTAGAAATCGGCACGCGCCCACTGGAGCCAGATGCGCAGCAGCACGACCATAATGTAGAGATCAAATAGGGTACTGACTAGAAAACCAATTGAGTTCATATACTAACCTTAAAATAATTTTTCCATTTCTTCAGCGCGGGAAACGGCAGCACGCATTGCTTTTGCTACGGTATCACTAAGTTGGCACTCGTTGAAAGTGCGGATTGCCTCGGCGGTCGTGCCACCTTTTGATGTCACCTGGGCTCGCAGGGTGGCCAAGTCGGTATCCGGATTGGCCACTACCATTTCCGCCGCACCGAGCGCCGACTGCTGCACCAGCTTACGGGCTTGCTCAGTGCTAAAGCCTTGTTTGATAGCTTCTTCCTGCATCGCTTCCATGAACAGGAAGAAATAGGCAGGGGCACTGCCTGCCGCTGCAATAATACTGTTTATGCCTGACTCTTGCTCGACCCAGCATACCTCGCCGACAGCCTGCATTAAGCTTTCAGCAAATTGGCGGTCGTTAGGGTTAAGAGCGCTGGATGCATAAAGGCCGCTCATGCCCTTGCCGATCAGCGATGGGGTATTGGGCATCACGCGCACCAGGTTCAAGTTGGTGGCCAGCATCTCATTCAATCGCTCGGCACCGATCCCGGCGGCAATGGAAATCACCAGTTTGCCGGAGAAGTCGAGGATCTGCAGCGGGCGGCAGACTTCTTCCATCAGTTGAGGCTTCACCGCCAGGACAATGACATCGGCATCCGAGGCGGCGCTCAGGTTATTGTCGGTGGTGTGAATTCCGTAATCACGGGCCAGCGGCTCTCGACGGGCTGGGCTTGGTGCTGTAGCGGTGATTTTGTCTGGCGCATAGCCGCTGGCCACAAGGCCGGCGATGATAGAGCGGGCCATGTTACC
This Photobacterium gaetbulicola Gung47 DNA region includes the following protein-coding sequences:
- a CDS encoding pyrroline-5-carboxylate reductase (COG0345), yielding MEQRSIAFIGAGNMARSIIAGLVASGYAPDKITATAPSPARREPLARDYGIHTTDNNLSAASDADVIVLAVKPQLMEEVCRPLQILDFSGKLVISIAAGIGAERLNEMLATNLNLVRVMPNTPSLIGKGMSGLYASSALNPNDRQFAESLMQAVGEVCWVEQESGINSIIAAAGSAPAYFFLFMEAMQEEAIKQGFSTEQARKLVQQSALGAAEMVVANPDTDLATLRAQVTSKGGTTAEAIRTFNECQLSDTVAKAMRAAVSRAEEMEKLF
- a CDS encoding tRNA (guanine-N(7)-)-methyltransferase (COG0220), encoding MPFRFFFVWIVSMSEVSKKSGEVTLNEFTEDGKLVRKVRSFVRREGRLTKGQEAAMENNWPAMGIDFAQQMLDWKEVFNNENPVTLEIGFGMGASLVEMAKNAPEKNFIGIEVHSPGVGACLMGAEEAGLTNLRVMCHDGVEVFEHMIPDGSLDCVQLFFPDPWHKARHHKRRIVQPAFAEMLRKKLKIGGIFHMATDWENYAEHMVEVMDAAPGYRNTATEGPYIPRPEDRPLTKFEARGHRLGHGVWDMKYERTE
- a CDS encoding integral membrane protein (COG0762); this translates as MNSIGFLVSTLFDLYIMVVLLRIWLQWARADFYNPFSQFIVKATQPVVGPLRRLIPSIGSLDVATLLFAYVLSMGKFVILQLVLGGGFMFTPEYFWIGALSLLKAAGGLLFWVLLLRAILSWVSQGRSPVEYVMHQLTEPMTAPIRRIIPAMGGLDLSVLVLFIGLQFANFLIGDFVGPIWYQL
- a CDS encoding hypothetical protein (COG1376), whose amino-acid sequence is MLLRFCGFKIAVVGFALSFGVQANEAPVCQLEWHNNLSMQDGALNLELEGESFQIKPSGQLYFGVHKVRLSDDQSALLADYHRLMVDDLPYTLSHSQLIDQELCDRVAMRQAKESEIQSLIPALKRWQSVTLD
- a CDS encoding hypothetical protein (COG1872), with protein sequence MSQQAAYLDGDDLILRLYIQSKASRDQLVGLHGDEVKVAITAPPVDGKANAHLTKYLSKQFKVAKGQVDIEKGELGRHKQVRITAPKAIPEPIQALL
- a CDS encoding coproporphyrinogen III oxidase (COG0635): MLVPPPLSLYIHIPWCVQKCPYCDFNSHALKADIPELDYIDALIDDLDTDLAKYDLASQGRALHSIFIGGGTPSLISAPEIGRLLEAVKLRIPFSDDIEITMEANPGTVEAGRFNAYREVGVNRISIGIQSFQDDKLQRLGRIHGSREAITAAGLAQEAGLDSFNIDLMHGLPDQSIDDALSDLKQAIALEPPHLSWYQLTIEPNTLFYSKPPVLPDDDDLWEIFEQGHQMLAQAGYVQYEISGYSKPGRQCRHNLNYWRFGDYLGIGCGAHGKLSFADGTITRTVKVKHPRGYLNPAKPYLDQEIQVPASERPFEFFMNRFRLLEACPKHDYVERTGLPLSSIEGPINWALEQNYLEDKGDQWQITEHGKLFLNDLLAAFVDEENE
- a CDS encoding glutaminase (COG2066), yielding MKPTEQLLNDILDEVRPLIGKGKVADYIPALAEVPANKLGIAVCYNDGEIIQAGDSEEGFSIQSISKALSLTLAMTLYQPEEIWQRVGKEPSGHAFNSMIQLELENGIPRNPFINAGALVVSDLLHSRLSAPQYRMLELVRKLAQNPHICYDKVVAASEMQHSDRNASIAYLMRSFGNFDNEVMPVLTNYFSYCALKMSCVDLAKTFSYLANKGLPLGAKKTIITQTQCKQMNALLATCGLYDGAGEFAYRVGMPGKSGVGGGIIAIVPGEMTIAVWSPELDPSGNSLAGTAALELLAERIGRSIF
- a CDS encoding putative deoxyribonucleotide triphosphate pyrophosphatase (COG0127), whose product is MSKLVLATGNQGKVKEMASLLADFGFDVVAQSDYNVSSVAETGTTFIENAIIKARHAAKETGLPAIADDSGLEVDYLKGAPGIYSARFAGEDASDEENLQKLLKEMEGVAEEQRTARFHCVLVMMRHENDPTPIVCHGSWEGKILTEAHGENGFGYDPVFWVPEDQCSSAELEPARKKQLSHRGKALAKLFAALKEA